ACTTTTATTACAAGTAGTTGTACTAAAAAAGTAGAAGAAAATCCCACTTTAATAGTTGATGATTACAATGGCATAGACATAAATAAAATACCTTACTACAAAATAGAAGTAGAATTGGATGTGGATAATAAAACTTATACAGCTAAGCAGAAGGTAGACTATATAAATTCTTCAAAAGATGAATTAAAAAATATATATTTTCATCTATATCCTAATGCATATAAATCAGTTGAAACTGCTCCTGTATTATTTGACAATGTATCCTTTACTGAAGAAGATTTTGAACCAGGGTATATAGAAATAAATAATATTTTAATTGATAAAAAACCAGTAATGTTTCATATAGAAGGTATAGACGATACTATATTAAAGATAGACTTACCCTTTGTATTAAAACCAGATGAGAAGGTGGAAATATATTTAGAATATAATGTAAAGCTACCTTTAAATGTGGATAGATTTGGATATGGAGAAGAAATATTTAATTTTGGGAATTGGTATCCTATAGCTTGTGTATATGACGATAAAGGGTGGAATTTGGACCCATTTTATGATATAGGAGATCCTTTTTATAGCAATATAGGTAATTATGATGTGATTATTACAGTACCAAAGGATTTTGTTGTAGCCTCCACTGGAAATATAATACATGAAAAAGTAAAAAAGGATGAGAAAATTTATACAATAGAAGGTAAATTAATAAGGGATTTTGCTTGGGTAGCTAGTTCTAAATTTAAAATAACAGAAAAAGATATAAATGGTACAACAGTAAAACTATATTCTTTAGAAGAAAAGAGAGAAATGGAAAACTTTGCATTAAAAGTGGGCGTGGATGCCATAAATATATTCAATAGTATATTTGGTAAATATCCTTATGGTCAATATTCCATAGTTATGACAGAATTTCCTACAGGTATGGAGTATCCAACAATAGTATTTATAGGTAAAGATTACTTTACTTCTAATTCTAAGGATATTTTAGAAACTGTAATAGTTCATGAAACTGCTCATCAATGGTGGTATGGAGTGGTTGGAAATGATCAAATAGATGAAGCTTGGTTAGATGAATCTTTTGCAACCTATTCAGAAGTAATTTATATTGATGAAAAATATGGTGAAAAAGTAGCTAAAGAGTATTATAATTATTATTGCAAGAACAATTATGAATATGGGAAATTTCTTATAACTAAAGATGAAATAATCAATAAGCCTTTAGATCAATTTAAAGATTGGGATGATTATGGACTTTTGGTGTATTCAAAAGGTGCTATGTTTTTAAATGAAATAGAGGAGGATTTTGGTAAAGAAATATTGTATGATATATTAAATAAATATTATAACACTTATAAATTTCATAATGCGACAACTGAGGATTTTATAAAAACATGTGAAGAAGTAACAGGAACCTCTTTTGATGAGAGAATTGATAAGTGGCTCTATGGCAAAAACTAAATTTATAATATAAGCATTAAGAGTGAGGGATTACATATGAATAAAAAATTTACTAGGACTTTTTTATTATCTTTACTATTTATATTTATTATCAATTCAGCTACATTTGCCTCAATTAATATTGAAGATGAGGTATCTGCTTATTTATTGGGAAATTTTGAAACAGGAGAAATATTAGAGGGATACAATATACATGAACCGATGGAAGTAGCTAGTATCACTAAAATTATGACCTATTTAGTAGTTATGGAAGAAGTAGAGAAGGGAAGTATTTCTTTATATGATAAAATATGTATAGATGATGATATTACTAGAATTAAAGGTTCTAGTTTGAATTTAAAAAAAGGGGAGATATTTTCAGTAGAGGATTTAATAAAAGCTTCAATAGTGGTATCAGCTAATGATGCTACTTATGCCCTTGCAAAGCACACAGCAGGAACAGAAGGGGCTTTTGTAAGAATGATGAATGAAAAAGCACGGGAATTAGGTTTAGATACTGCTATATTTTTTAACTCTACCGGTTTACCAGAGGCAGGACTTCAAAATATGATGAGTCCCAAGGAGATATTTATATTATCAAGATATGTAATAAATAAATTTCCTCAAATTTTATCCTTAGCAACCATTCCTGAAATAAATATTCCTTGGAGAAATTATAGGAAAGAAAATACTAATCCTTTACTAAAGGAAATAGAAGGAATAGATGGATTAAAAACTGGTTTTACCAATAAAGCTGGATATTGTTTAGTATCTACTATTAAAGTTTCTGTTTGTGATGAAAAGCATAAAGATTTTCGACTTATAGGCATAATAATGGGTACGGAAAGTGAACAGAAAAGGAAAGAAATAGGGAAAAAATTAATTCAATATGGCTTAGACAATTATTCTAATAGAATTATAGCATATAAAAGTGTGCCATTAGATGTTGTATATGTGCCAAAGAGTAGAGATAAATATATAGAAGTGTATCCTTCAGATGATTATAGCATTATAGCTAAAATTGGAGATAATTTGGATATAGATATTAAAATAGATGAGAATATAAAATTCCCATTGAAAGAATTAGATAAAATAGGAAAAATGATCATATATAAAAATGGACAAGCAGTAGATGAATTAAACCTAGTAGTTCATGAAGAAGTAAAGAAAGAAAGACTTTTTTTAGCTGTGTTTAGATATATAAAAGATTTACTTTCTGCAATATCGTCTAGAATAGTAACAGGATGATATTGATAAAAAAATTGACAAACAAAGAAAACTAATGTAAAATATATTAGTGTAAATATTAGTTGTGCACCCGTAGCTCAGCAGGATAGAGCAGCGCCCTCCTAAGGCGTGTGTCGGGGGTTCGACTCCTCTCGGGTGCACCATTTGTTTGGGGTTGTGTTTATGGATGAAATATATATGAGTCTAGCACTTGAAGAAGCATATAAAGCTTTTAGCACCTATGAAGTACCTATAGGTGCTGTTATTGTACATGAAGGCAAAATAGTTGGAAGGGGATATAATAAAAGAGAAAGTACTAAGGATCCAACAGCTCATGCAGAAATTATAGCTATAAAAGAGGCTAGTAAGTATTTGGGAGGATGGAGGCTCACAGGTACTACCATTTATGTAACTTTAGAGCCTTGTGCTATGTGTGCTGGGGCTATAATTAATTCTCGAATAGATAGGGTAGTAATAGGAGCAAAAGATCCTAAGGGAGGAGCATGTGGCTCTGTAATTAATGTACTGGATAATCCTAAATTTAATCATAGACCAGAAGTAAAATTTGGGATATTAGAGGACAAATGTAGCAATATAATAACCAATTTTTTTAAACAGATTAGAAAGAATAAATAGTCTAATTTTTCATTTCTATTATTTGGAGAGATGTCCGAGAGGTTGAAGGTGGTGGTCTCGAAAACCACTGCACAGCATAAGCTGTGCCGAGGGTTCGAATCCCTCTCTCTCCGCCAAAAGTTTGCCTAGCATATGCTAGGCTTTTTTTAGTTATAATGTACCTCTATTTTTTTTATCTATTTCTGATAAAATGTATATGTTAATATAAAAATAAAATAAAGTAAAGGAAGGGATAAATATGGAATTACTTAAGGAAACATTAAAGGCAATAAATTCTCCAAATGAAAAGGCTAAAAAAATAGCGAAAGAGCGATTAGACAGTTTAGCAAAGCCTATAGGAAGTCTTGGAAAATTAGAAGAGATAGTTATAAAAATGGCTGGAATTACAGGGAAAGCACATAATAAAATAGAAAAAAGAAATATAGTAGTAATGTGTGCTGACAATGGAGTGGTAGAAGAAGGAGTAAGTGCTTGTCCTCAAGAATTCACCATGATTTTAACTGAAAATATGATAAAAGGGCTTACAGGAGTATCTGTTCTATCCAAGATGACTAATACGGACTTAACTGTAGTGGACATTGGCTTAAATGGAGATATAGATTATCCTGGAATATTAAAACGGAAGATAAATTATGGAACTAAAAATTTTACAAGAGAACCAAGTATGACATATGAAGAAGCAATTAAGGCAATTGAAACAGGGATAGAAATTGGAGATAATCTCTATAGCAAAGGATATAAAATATTAGGGACTGGAGAGTTAGGTATTGGCAATACTACTACTTCAGCTGCAATTTTAAGTGCTTTTACTGGATTAGGACCAGAGATTACTAGTGGTAAAGGTGCAGGTCTTACAGAGGAACAATATAATTTAAAAAAAGAGGCAATAAGAAAAGGGATAGAGATAAATAAACCTGATAAGAAGGATCCTATAGATGTAATTGCAAAAGTTGGTGGTTTTGATATAGCTGGTATGTGTGGACTCTTTTTATCAGCAGCAAAAAACAAAAAACCCATAGTTATGGATGGTTTTATATCCTCAGCAGCAGCATTATGTGCTATAAGATTAAATCCATTAGTAAAGGAATATATATTTCCATCTCATTTATCAAAAGAGCCCGGGGCTATATGTATGATGAAAGAGATAGGACTTAGCCCTATGTTGAATTTAGAAATGAGACTAGGAGAAGGTTCTGGTTGTCCACTAGCATTTCAAATAATAGATGCAGCTTTGTATATCATGGATAATATGGCTACTTTTGAAGAAGCTTCTATCGACAGTAAAGTTTTAATAGATATTAGAGAAGAAAAAAATAGGTGATCAATATGATAATATTAGTTACTGGTGGAGCAAGAAGTGGTAAAAGTACTTTTGCAGAAAACTTATATAAAGATGAAAAAGATGTAGTATATATAGCTACATCTAAAATATGGGATAAGGAAATGGAAGAAAGAGTTAAATTACATAAAAAGAATCGACCATCTTGTTGGCGAACTTATGAAGGTAATTATTCATTAGTCAATGCTTTAGGAATAGAAAAAAATTATTTATTGGATTGTATAACAGTGCTTACTTCAAATATAATGTATGATATGACTAAAGGAAAGAAATATATAGATTATCAATTACAAAACAAAGTAGAAAATAAAATATATGAAGAAATATATTCCTTGATAAAAGCTGTAGAAGCTAAAGGATATAATTTGGTGTTGGTAACTAATGAAGTTGGTTATTCTTTAGTTCCAGATAATCATGTAGGTAGAGTGTTTAGAGATATTCAGGGGAGGATAAACCAAAGGATAGCAACACTATCTCATGAGGTTTATTTGGTATGTTGTGGAATACCAGTGAAGATAAAATGATAGATGGATTAATATTGGCCATACAATTTTTAACACGATTACCCATAAAAAAATCTGTAGAATTTAATAAAACAAATTTATCAAAGAGTACTTTTTTCTTTCCATTAGTAGGTGTGATAATTGGGAGCATTGGGAGTCTTTGCTTTTATATGTTTTCTCATTTAAACGAATACATTGGAACTTTTTTTGCGTTAGTATCCATGATAGCATTAACAGGGGGTCTTCACTTAGATGGATTATCTGATACTTGTGATGGCTTTTTCTCGTATAGAGATAAGGACAGGGTTCTTGAAATAATGAAGGATAGTCGTATAGGGACTTTTGGTGTTATAGCCATAGTACTTGATATTTTTTTAAAATATATTCTTATATTTAGTATCCAAGAAAATATTTTTTTGATATTAGCTTTATCCTATGGAAATAGTCGATTAGTAATATCCTATATAATGTCTACAAAGAAAGTTAGCAGAAAAGGTGGCATAGGAGATATGTTCCATAGAAGTAATCCTAAAAAATTTGCTTTTATGGGAGGGATTATATATATTATATTACTTTTATTAATTAATCCAATATATTTAATCCCTCTTGGACTTTCGTTTTTGGCAGCTGAAATAATGGCTAAATTAAGCTATAAAAAGATAGACGGCTTTACTGGAGATGTATATGGAGCTACCATAGAAATAGCAGAAATAGTATCCTTGATGACATTTTTGGAGGTGATTAAGTGGATATAATATTGATAAGACATGGACAAACAGAAAATAATGTAGAAGGAATATTTAGTACTAAAAGCACTAGATTGACGGAAAAAGGAAGAGAACAGATAAGAAAGGCTAAGATATATTTGGACACTTTATCCTTTGATAAGGTATATGTAAGTCCGTTATATAGAGCTATTGAAACTATGGAAATTTTAGAATTAGATGGGGAAAAAGAAGAAAGGATAAAAGAAGTAGATTTTGGGTTATTTGAAGGAAATACTTATGAAGTTATTAAAGAAAAGTTTCCAGAAGAAGCAAAGCAGTGGAATGAAGATTATATAAACTATGTGACTCCTAAAGGAGAGAGTATAAAGCTTGCTTATGAAAGGGTTACATCTTTTTTAGAGGAATTATCTAAAAAAGATAAGAATGTAGTTTTAGTATGTCATGATGGAGTTATAAGGATTGCTTTAAGTTGGGTATTTGATAATGTGAATTATTTTTTTAAATTCAAAGTGGAAAATGGTAGTATAAACATAATTTCCGTAGATGAATATGGATTTAAATACATTAATAAAACAAATTATACTGTGTGTGATATAAAGTAAACATACATAAAAAAATAAGAAAAATGGAGAAAATGAAAGGAATATAAATAAAAATTCAAAAAATGATAAGTTAACATAATATTTAATCCTTGAATAAAAATGAATAAAATGTTAATCTGTAAATGTAAGGTCAAAGAAAGTCAAAGTAAAAACATCATATGAAGGGGGTAGATAGGATGTTTGGAATTACACCTTATAGAGGATTTGGAAGCAGGTTACCAAGAGAATTTAAAGGAGATTTTTTAGATACTTTATTTGATTCTATGTTAGAGGAATTTGATGATACTTATAATCCAATAAGAGTAGATATAAAAGAAAGAGATAAGGAATATATACTCGAAGCAGAAATCCCAGGTGTAGATAAAGATGATATAACTTTAGAAATAAAAGATGATATATTGACATTAGCTGTAGAAAGAAAAGAAGAGATAGATGAAGAAAAAGAAAATTACATTAGAAAAGAAAGAAGATATGGTTCCTTTAGGAGATCTTTCTATATAGATGATGTAGATCAAGATAAGATTAAAGCCAAATTTAAAAATGGAGTATTAAAAGTAAAATTACCTAAGAAAAAGACTACTTCAAAAGAAAATAAAATTCCAATAGAATAAAATTAAAGGATTTCTAAAAATCAAAAGTGCCTAGGAATTTTCATTAAAAATAAGTTAGTTCCTAAGCACTTTTGATTTATGACAAGCCTCTTCTATTAATTATAAAGGCAGATCATTTTTTATTATATCTTCATATGTTTCTCTTCGAACAATACACTTAGAATTTCCATTTTTGACAAATATCACTGACGGTCTAGGAAGCCTGTTATAATTGCTTGCCATGCTATAGTTATAAGCACCTGTTGTTGAAACTGCAATAATATCTCCAATATTAGGATGTGGTAAAGATATATCTTTGGCAATTATATCTCCAGATTCGCAGCATCTTCCAGTTATAGTATAGATACCTTCTTTTTCATCATTCATTCTATTTGCTATAGCTGCTTCATATTGTGCATTATATAAAGCTGTTCTTGGATTGTCATTCATACCACCATCCACAAATACATAATGTTTTCCACTATGTGTTTTTTTAGTGCACCCTACTTGATATAATGTAGTCCCAGCATTTGCAACTATCGATCTTCCAGGTTCTATCATTATTTTAGGATATGGTAGTTTAAATTCATCAGCTTTACTTTTAATTTTATCTAGCATATTTTTGAGTAAATTTTTTAAATTAATTGGTCTATCTTTTTTTGAATAATATACTCCAAAGCCACCACCTAAATTTAATTCCTGAATAGTTGTCCCACATTTTTCGGAAACTTCTTTAATAAAATTCATCATAACGTTAATCTCTTCATAGAAGGATTCTTCATTTAAAATTTGAGAACCTATATGACTGTGAAAACCTTTGAAATCTATATATTTATTTGAATTAAGTTTATTTACAATATTAAATATATCTTTATCAAAGATGCTAATACCAAATTTTGAGCTATTTTTAGTAGTTTTTATATATTCATGCGTATTGGTTTCAATTCCAGGATTTACTCGTAATAATATAGAAATTTTCTTATTATATGCTTTGCAAATATTTTCAATTAAATCTAATTCACATTTATTATCAACAATTATTCTGCCTATGCCAGTTTTTATTGCCATAGTTAATTCTTCTTTAGTTTTATTATTTCCATGCATATAAATTTTGTGAGTTGGGAAATTTGCTTTGATTGCAGTATATAATTCTCCTCCTGAAACTACATCTAGTGATAAACCTTCTTCATTTATTAATGTACACATAGCTAATGTTAGGAAAGCTTTAGATGCATAAATAATTTCAGTTTGTATATTTTTACTAGTGAAATTTGTTTTAAAAAGTTTGCAGTTATCTCTAATTAATGTTTCATCCATTACATATAAAGGTGTTCCATATTTTTTTACTAAATCTGTTGAATCACATTTACCAATTTCTAAATGACCTAACTCATTTATTTTCATTGTGCCAAAAAGTTTCATTCTATTTACCACCTTCTTAATACAATTTGAATTATTAAAAATATATGTAAAAGCAGTCATGAGCCAAAGGAACTCAAGACTGCTTTTATAATCGCCTTTCGCCCCAATGTATACTAAGTGCTCCATTAGAAAATTGGGCAATTTTCTAATGACAGTATTATGCTTGTTCAGTATAATACCAATATAGATATACTATATTTCGGCGACTGTTCCTTTCCTATATTTATAGTACTTTTAACAAGCCGCAGCCCCTTAGTTACATTATCATTTATTTAGTTGAACAACATACTAACATATAATATTAGTATTGTCAACAAAAAGTATTAGATGTTGTTTTTTTGTATTTTCCCATGTTCTTTCAATAATTGATCTTTAATATCCCATAAAGGCTTGGATAAATCTACAAAATACTCATGGGGATTTTCAAATCTTTTAACTTCATCCCAAAGAGTGTCTATTTGTTGTTCACAATAATCTCTTATTTCATGTATTGAAGGATTTTCATATATACACTTACCCTTATCAAATAATTGAACTAACAATTTCTTTGCATAGAAATTAGTTAAGGTTTTTCTTTTCCAAGTATATAGAGGATGAAATATTTCGTAAGGTTTAGTATCATCTATTTCTTCTTCGTGTAATGTAATAACATCAGCAATAGCTTTATTTGTAGCTTTATCATATAATCTATATACTTGCTTAAAACCAGGGGTTGTAATTTTACCAACATTTTCACTAACTTTAATTTTAGGGATTATTTTTCCATTTTTTTCGACAGCTGCAAGTTTATACACTCCACCAAAAACTGGTTCTGATCTAGCAGTAATTAATCTTTCTCCCACGCCAAAAGAATCAATTTGAGCACCTTGCCTTAATAATTCCCTTATTACATATTCATCTAAACTACTAGAAGCAACGATAGAGCAGTCAGGGAATCCTGCATTGTCTAACATCTTTCTTGCTTCTTTGGAAAGATATGCTATATCGCCACTATCTATTCTAATACCCTTTGGTCTAAATCCTCTTGGAACTACTTCTTCATTAAAAGCTTTAATAGCATTAGGTACGCCAGATTTTAAAACATTATAGGTATCTACCAATAATACGCAATTATCTGGATATAATCTTGCATAAGCTTTAAATGCTTCTAGCTCTGTAGGGAATAGCTGTACCCAGCTGTGAGCCATAGTTCCTAATGCTGGGATATTAAAATCCCTTTCAACTATGGTACAAGCAGTTCCTACAGCTCCTCCAATATATGCTGCCCTAGCTCCTAAAATTGCACCTTCATATCCTTGTGCACGTCTAGAGCCAAATTCCATTACAGGTCTACCTTCTGCAGCTCTTACTATTCGATTTGATTTTGTTGCTATAAGACTTTGGTGATTAATAGTTAGTAATACCATAGTTTCAATAATTTGAGCTTGTATTATTGGTCCTCTTACTACAACTATAGGTTCTCCTGGGAAAATAGGGGTACCTTCAGGGATAGCCCATACATCACATTTAAACTCAAAATTTTTAAGGTATTCTAAAAATTCTTCACTAAACATATCTTTGGAACGAAAATATTCTATATCTTCATCATAAAATTTTAAATTTTTAAGATAACCAATTAGCTGTTCTACTCCAGCCATTATAGCAAATCCACCACCATCAGGAATGGACCTGAAAAACATATCAAAATAAGCAATTGTATCTTCCATACCATTTTCAAGATATCCATTAGCCATGGTGAACTCATAAAAATCTGCTAACATAGTTAGATTTTTCTTTTCTTTCCAATCAATATTAGTCATTTTTAAATCTCCTTTTCCTATTCTAATCATTATACACCTTATATTAATTATATTCTTTAAATTAACAAAGTTCAACATTATGAAAAAAATAAGCTATTTAACCAATTTAAAAAAAATAATAGACGGAGGATAAAGTTTATATTATCTCTCCGTCATTTAATTTTAGTAATTTTTTTCCTTTTTCAGTAATTGTAATAGTTTTTAAAGGAACTTTATTACAATGATTAGCATAAGGACATTTATTACAGCTAATATTACAATTATTTATGTTATCATTTTTTTTAATATAACCCATGCGATCTAGCTGAATTAGAGCTTCTTCGACTAATTCTTCAGATATATTTAATTTGTGGGCTATATTGCGTTTAGAGATGTACTTAGAATTATAAATTTCTTTTAACACTTTTTTTAGCAAACAATCATCTCCTCAAAAATTAGCTAAAACCAAGTATTCTACCAATTTGATATATCAATACAGAACATATCCAGCCTATTATAAAAGTATATACAGCAGTGAATAGAGCCCATTTACTGGAACCAGTTTCTTTTTTAATAGTAGCTAAAGTAGCAGTGCAAGGGGTATATAATAATATCATTACCATAAAAGATATAGAGGTTAGTGGAGTAAATACATTTTGTATAGTTTTTATCAATTCTACTCCTTCTCCAACTCCTGCATAAACCATACCGAGAGTGGCAACTACGGCTTCTTTAGCTGCTAATCCAGCGAGAAGACCTACAGCAACTTGCCAAGTTCCAAATCCAGCAGGTTTAAATATTGGTGCAATAAATGAGCCTATTTTACCCAATAAACTATTTTTACCAAAGGGTTCAACTCCGACAGGTAGCATAGCTAAAATCCATAATATAGTAACTACTGTAAATATAGTAGTACCAGCTCTTTTTAAAAAGCCAGAAACATTATCCCACATATTCCTTAAAACATTTCTTAAAGTAGGTAATCTATAAGGAGGAAGTTCCATAATAAAGTAAGAAGATTCCCCTTTAAACAAAGTATTACTAAAAATTTTTGCCATTATAAGAGCCATCAATATTCCTAAGAAGTACAATAAGAATAATATTAATCCACCTTTGCCTGAAAAGAAAGCTGCAATGAATACCAAATAAACAGGCAATTTTGCACCACATGACATAAAGGGATTAATAAGAATAGCAATCATCTTATCTTTTTTATTATCTAAGGTTCTAGTAGACATTATACCTGGTACATTACATCCAAAGCCTACAATCATGGATATAAAAGTTTTCCCTTGAAGTCCTAAAGCTCTCATTATACTATCCATTATATAGGCAGCTCTTGCCATGTAACCAGTATCTTCTAATATACCCATTAGCATATATAATACTAC
This portion of the Keratinibaculum paraultunense genome encodes:
- a CDS encoding nicotinate phosphoribosyltransferase translates to MTNIDWKEKKNLTMLADFYEFTMANGYLENGMEDTIAYFDMFFRSIPDGGGFAIMAGVEQLIGYLKNLKFYDEDIEYFRSKDMFSEEFLEYLKNFEFKCDVWAIPEGTPIFPGEPIVVVRGPIIQAQIIETMVLLTINHQSLIATKSNRIVRAAEGRPVMEFGSRRAQGYEGAILGARAAYIGGAVGTACTIVERDFNIPALGTMAHSWVQLFPTELEAFKAYARLYPDNCVLLVDTYNVLKSGVPNAIKAFNEEVVPRGFRPKGIRIDSGDIAYLSKEARKMLDNAGFPDCSIVASSSLDEYVIRELLRQGAQIDSFGVGERLITARSEPVFGGVYKLAAVEKNGKIIPKIKVSENVGKITTPGFKQVYRLYDKATNKAIADVITLHEEEIDDTKPYEIFHPLYTWKRKTLTNFYAKKLLVQLFDKGKCIYENPSIHEIRDYCEQQIDTLWDEVKRFENPHEYFVDLSKPLWDIKDQLLKEHGKIQKNNI
- the cobU gene encoding bifunctional adenosylcobinamide kinase/adenosylcobinamide-phosphate guanylyltransferase, translating into MIILVTGGARSGKSTFAENLYKDEKDVVYIATSKIWDKEMEERVKLHKKNRPSCWRTYEGNYSLVNALGIEKNYLLDCITVLTSNIMYDMTKGKKYIDYQLQNKVENKIYEEIYSLIKAVEAKGYNLVLVTNEVGYSLVPDNHVGRVFRDIQGRINQRIATLSHEVYLVCCGIPVKIK
- a CDS encoding Hsp20/alpha crystallin family protein; the protein is MFGITPYRGFGSRLPREFKGDFLDTLFDSMLEEFDDTYNPIRVDIKERDKEYILEAEIPGVDKDDITLEIKDDILTLAVERKEEIDEEKENYIRKERRYGSFRRSFYIDDVDQDKIKAKFKNGVLKVKLPKKKTTSKENKIPIE
- the cobT gene encoding nicotinate-nucleotide--dimethylbenzimidazole phosphoribosyltransferase, which encodes MELLKETLKAINSPNEKAKKIAKERLDSLAKPIGSLGKLEEIVIKMAGITGKAHNKIEKRNIVVMCADNGVVEEGVSACPQEFTMILTENMIKGLTGVSVLSKMTNTDLTVVDIGLNGDIDYPGILKRKINYGTKNFTREPSMTYEEAIKAIETGIEIGDNLYSKGYKILGTGELGIGNTTTSAAILSAFTGLGPEITSGKGAGLTEEQYNLKKEAIRKGIEINKPDKKDPIDVIAKVGGFDIAGMCGLFLSAAKNKKPIVMDGFISSAAALCAIRLNPLVKEYIFPSHLSKEPGAICMMKEIGLSPMLNLEMRLGEGSGCPLAFQIIDAALYIMDNMATFEEASIDSKVLIDIREEKNR
- a CDS encoding M1 family metallopeptidase — encoded protein: MNKNKCIIIILIITLTFITSSCTKKVEENPTLIVDDYNGIDINKIPYYKIEVELDVDNKTYTAKQKVDYINSSKDELKNIYFHLYPNAYKSVETAPVLFDNVSFTEEDFEPGYIEINNILIDKKPVMFHIEGIDDTILKIDLPFVLKPDEKVEIYLEYNVKLPLNVDRFGYGEEIFNFGNWYPIACVYDDKGWNLDPFYDIGDPFYSNIGNYDVIITVPKDFVVASTGNIIHEKVKKDEKIYTIEGKLIRDFAWVASSKFKITEKDINGTTVKLYSLEEKREMENFALKVGVDAINIFNSIFGKYPYGQYSIVMTEFPTGMEYPTIVFIGKDYFTSNSKDILETVIVHETAHQWWYGVVGNDQIDEAWLDESFATYSEVIYIDEKYGEKVAKEYYNYYCKNNYEYGKFLITKDEIINKPLDQFKDWDDYGLLVYSKGAMFLNEIEEDFGKEILYDILNKYYNTYKFHNATTEDFIKTCEEVTGTSFDERIDKWLYGKN
- a CDS encoding histidine phosphatase family protein, which gives rise to MDIILIRHGQTENNVEGIFSTKSTRLTEKGREQIRKAKIYLDTLSFDKVYVSPLYRAIETMEILELDGEKEERIKEVDFGLFEGNTYEVIKEKFPEEAKQWNEDYINYVTPKGESIKLAYERVTSFLEELSKKDKNVVLVCHDGVIRIALSWVFDNVNYFFKFKVENGSINIISVDEYGFKYINKTNYTVCDIK
- a CDS encoding D-alanyl-D-alanine carboxypeptidase family protein, with translation MNKKFTRTFLLSLLFIFIINSATFASINIEDEVSAYLLGNFETGEILEGYNIHEPMEVASITKIMTYLVVMEEVEKGSISLYDKICIDDDITRIKGSSLNLKKGEIFSVEDLIKASIVVSANDATYALAKHTAGTEGAFVRMMNEKARELGLDTAIFFNSTGLPEAGLQNMMSPKEIFILSRYVINKFPQILSLATIPEINIPWRNYRKENTNPLLKEIEGIDGLKTGFTNKAGYCLVSTIKVSVCDEKHKDFRLIGIIMGTESEQKRKEIGKKLIQYGLDNYSNRIIAYKSVPLDVVYVPKSRDKYIEVYPSDDYSIIAKIGDNLDIDIKIDENIKFPLKELDKIGKMIIYKNGQAVDELNLVVHEEVKKERLFLAVFRYIKDLLSAISSRIVTG
- a CDS encoding FeoC-like transcriptional regulator — encoded protein: MLKKVLKEIYNSKYISKRNIAHKLNISEELVEEALIQLDRMGYIKKNDNINNCNISCNKCPYANHCNKVPLKTITITEKGKKLLKLNDGEII
- the cobS gene encoding adenosylcobinamide-GDP ribazoletransferase: MLWNTSEDKMIDGLILAIQFLTRLPIKKSVEFNKTNLSKSTFFFPLVGVIIGSIGSLCFYMFSHLNEYIGTFFALVSMIALTGGLHLDGLSDTCDGFFSYRDKDRVLEIMKDSRIGTFGVIAIVLDIFLKYILIFSIQENIFLILALSYGNSRLVISYIMSTKKVSRKGGIGDMFHRSNPKKFAFMGGIIYIILLLLINPIYLIPLGLSFLAAEIMAKLSYKKIDGFTGDVYGATIEIAEIVSLMTFLEVIKWI
- the lysA gene encoding diaminopimelate decarboxylase yields the protein MKLFGTMKINELGHLEIGKCDSTDLVKKYGTPLYVMDETLIRDNCKLFKTNFTSKNIQTEIIYASKAFLTLAMCTLINEEGLSLDVVSGGELYTAIKANFPTHKIYMHGNNKTKEELTMAIKTGIGRIIVDNKCELDLIENICKAYNKKISILLRVNPGIETNTHEYIKTTKNSSKFGISIFDKDIFNIVNKLNSNKYIDFKGFHSHIGSQILNEESFYEEINVMMNFIKEVSEKCGTTIQELNLGGGFGVYYSKKDRPINLKNLLKNMLDKIKSKADEFKLPYPKIMIEPGRSIVANAGTTLYQVGCTKKTHSGKHYVFVDGGMNDNPRTALYNAQYEAAIANRMNDEKEGIYTITGRCCESGDIIAKDISLPHPNIGDIIAVSTTGAYNYSMASNYNRLPRPSVIFVKNGNSKCIVRRETYEDIIKNDLPL
- the tadA gene encoding tRNA adenosine(34) deaminase TadA produces the protein MDEIYMSLALEEAYKAFSTYEVPIGAVIVHEGKIVGRGYNKRESTKDPTAHAEIIAIKEASKYLGGWRLTGTTIYVTLEPCAMCAGAIINSRIDRVVIGAKDPKGGACGSVINVLDNPKFNHRPEVKFGILEDKCSNIITNFFKQIRKNK